Proteins encoded together in one Desulfosporosinus meridiei DSM 13257 window:
- a CDS encoding energy-coupling factor ABC transporter substrate-binding protein has product MEKTKNKVVILLVLAVLIALVPFFALKGAEFGGSDDAGSQVVSEITGTDYQPWFTPVMETWIGGEIPGEIESLLFCVQTGIGVGVLFFFLGRFVERTKLENQKK; this is encoded by the coding sequence ATGGAAAAGACTAAAAATAAAGTTGTCATTTTATTAGTTTTAGCTGTATTGATTGCCCTTGTGCCATTTTTTGCCTTAAAGGGTGCCGAATTCGGTGGCTCCGACGATGCAGGAAGTCAGGTGGTTTCCGAAATAACTGGTACCGATTATCAGCCTTGGTTTACACCTGTTATGGAAACCTGGATTGGTGGAGAAATACCGGGAGAAATTGAGAGTTTACTCTTCTGTGTTCAGACCGGTATTGGAGTCGGTGTTCTTTTCTTTTTCTTGGGAAGATTCGTAGAGAGGACTAAGCTGGAGAATCAAAAAAAGTAA
- a CDS encoding precorrin-6A/cobalt-precorrin-6A reductase: protein MIILLGETAEAGEIAVYLKTRGLEFERIRSWTEKGCPQTPSVILDASHPSSSKFATLCQWCEQRGISYLRLERPETKIPASPLIFPVYGWEKALLQLKQCVENLSEKKGRKVTIFVTTGSHQLESVVFSTFANLTRVVIRILPQGHLVQKCRDMGISPRDIVAIQGPFSKDINKTLFKFYRADILLTLDSGLAGGTDTKISAALELGMEIVLVKKKKISTDLTVSTVVELQNWVDNNIPDIR, encoded by the coding sequence ATGATCATACTTTTGGGAGAAACGGCTGAGGCAGGTGAAATTGCTGTATATCTTAAAACCAGGGGGCTTGAGTTTGAACGCATACGAAGCTGGACGGAAAAGGGATGCCCTCAGACGCCTTCCGTCATTCTTGACGCCAGCCATCCATCAAGCAGCAAGTTCGCGACCTTATGCCAATGGTGTGAACAGAGGGGAATTTCCTATCTTAGGCTTGAAAGACCTGAAACGAAGATCCCTGCCAGCCCTTTAATATTTCCGGTCTATGGTTGGGAAAAAGCATTGCTCCAACTAAAACAATGTGTCGAAAATTTGTCTGAAAAAAAAGGAAGAAAGGTAACAATTTTTGTTACAACCGGCAGCCATCAGTTGGAAAGTGTCGTGTTCAGTACTTTTGCCAATCTAACTCGTGTGGTTATAAGAATTCTTCCCCAAGGGCATTTAGTACAAAAATGTCGGGATATGGGAATTAGTCCCAGGGATATTGTCGCGATACAAGGTCCTTTTTCCAAAGATATCAATAAAACATTATTTAAGTTCTATCGAGCAGATATTCTTTTGACTTTGGACAGTGGTCTCGCCGGGGGAACGGATACGAAAATATCAGCGGCCTTAGAACTTGGTATGGAAATTGTGCTTGTTAAAAAGAAAAAAATTAGCACCGACTTGACCGTAAGTACCGTTGTCGAATTACAGAATTGGGTAGATAATAATATTCCTGACATTAGGTAA
- a CDS encoding anaerobic ribonucleoside triphosphate reductase translates to MITKIKKRDGREAPFNIEKIANAIFKAASATGGKDYDSAMLLAEKVVEYIEQSLRKKVPEVEEIQDAVEKVLIETGHARTSKEFILYRAERTRIREMNTRLMKVYEDLTFQEAKDNDMKRENANIDGDTAMGNMLRYGSEGAKQFNEMFVLKPEHSKAHRDGDIHIHDMDFLMLTTTCCQIDIEKLFKDGFSTGHGFLREPNDINSYSALACIAIQSNQNDQHGGQSIPNFDYGMAPGVAKTYTRLYRQNFLKAMELLGGNGIAGSDTDLETRLNVVFQMLEKERGIVPVLNSDNEYLELEAHFLWDYYRMDSVTILKAQEFAVKKAVAETDRRTYQAMEALVHNLNTMHSRAGAQIPFSSINYGMDTTPEGRMVVKNLLLATEAGLGNGETPIFPIHIFKVKEGVNYNPGEPNYDLFQLACRVSAKRLFPNFSFIDAPFNLQYYVPGRPETEIAYMGCRTRVVGNVHDPSRETLFGRGNLSFTTINLPRLALKNNRDIPAFFAELNEKIDMVINQLLERFEIQARKKVKNFPFLMGQGIWMDSDQLGWDDEIREVLKHGTLSMGFIGLAESLKVLTGQHHGESEESRQLGLKIVTQMRKRMDEASEKYKLNFSLLATPAEGLSGRFIKLDKKIFGTIDEITNKEYYTNSFHIPVSFPISAYEKVRIEAPYHALTNAGHITYVELDGDPTQNLQAFEKVVRCMKEAGIGFGAVNHPVDRDPLCGYTGIIGNECPRCGRYEDKVKFERIRRITGYLVGTLDRFNDAKKAEVRDRVKHLKTDIPAE, encoded by the coding sequence ATGATTACAAAGATCAAAAAAAGAGATGGCAGAGAAGCTCCATTTAACATCGAAAAGATCGCCAATGCTATTTTCAAAGCAGCCAGTGCCACAGGAGGCAAAGATTATGATTCGGCCATGCTGCTTGCAGAAAAGGTAGTGGAATATATAGAGCAAAGCCTCAGGAAAAAAGTTCCTGAGGTGGAAGAAATTCAGGACGCCGTGGAAAAAGTCCTGATCGAGACCGGCCATGCCCGTACTTCCAAGGAATTCATCCTCTACCGGGCGGAACGGACCCGGATCAGGGAAATGAATACCCGCCTGATGAAAGTTTATGAAGATCTGACCTTCCAGGAAGCCAAAGATAATGATATGAAGCGGGAAAATGCCAATATCGATGGGGACACCGCTATGGGCAACATGCTTCGTTACGGTTCGGAAGGGGCCAAGCAGTTCAATGAGATGTTTGTCTTGAAGCCTGAGCATTCCAAAGCTCATCGGGACGGAGATATCCATATTCACGACATGGATTTTCTCATGCTGACCACCACTTGCTGCCAGATCGATATCGAAAAGCTGTTCAAGGACGGATTTAGCACCGGCCACGGTTTCCTTCGGGAACCAAACGATATTAACAGTTACAGCGCATTGGCCTGCATTGCCATTCAATCCAACCAGAATGATCAGCACGGCGGCCAGAGTATCCCTAACTTTGATTATGGCATGGCGCCCGGAGTCGCCAAGACCTACACCCGCCTCTACCGGCAAAATTTCCTGAAAGCAATGGAGCTGCTGGGTGGAAACGGAATTGCCGGTTCAGACACAGACCTGGAAACCCGGCTGAATGTGGTCTTTCAAATGCTCGAGAAGGAACGGGGTATCGTGCCGGTTCTGAACTCGGACAATGAATATCTTGAGCTGGAAGCCCATTTTCTTTGGGATTATTATCGGATGGACTCTGTCACAATCCTCAAGGCTCAGGAATTTGCCGTCAAAAAAGCCGTTGCCGAAACCGACCGCCGCACCTATCAGGCCATGGAAGCCCTGGTTCATAATCTGAATACCATGCATAGCCGGGCCGGAGCGCAAATCCCCTTTAGCTCGATTAACTACGGTATGGATACTACCCCCGAAGGCCGCATGGTGGTCAAAAACCTCTTGCTGGCCACAGAAGCCGGCTTGGGCAATGGGGAAACCCCCATCTTCCCAATCCATATTTTCAAAGTCAAGGAAGGCGTTAACTATAATCCCGGAGAGCCCAACTATGATCTCTTCCAGCTGGCCTGCCGGGTCAGTGCCAAGCGCCTTTTTCCCAATTTCTCGTTTATAGATGCCCCCTTCAATCTCCAATACTATGTTCCGGGCCGTCCGGAAACCGAGATTGCTTACATGGGCTGCCGCACCCGGGTGGTGGGCAATGTACACGACCCTTCTCGTGAAACCCTTTTCGGGCGCGGCAATCTCAGTTTTACCACGATCAACCTGCCCCGGCTTGCCCTGAAAAACAACCGCGATATCCCCGCTTTCTTCGCTGAGCTGAACGAGAAAATCGACATGGTCATCAATCAGCTCCTGGAGCGCTTTGAGATTCAAGCCCGCAAAAAGGTGAAGAATTTCCCTTTCCTGATGGGCCAGGGGATTTGGATGGATTCCGACCAACTGGGCTGGGATGACGAAATCCGTGAGGTACTCAAGCATGGGACTCTGTCCATGGGCTTTATCGGCCTGGCGGAATCCCTGAAAGTCCTGACCGGACAGCATCACGGGGAATCCGAGGAATCCCGTCAATTGGGACTGAAGATCGTCACCCAGATGAGAAAGCGCATGGATGAAGCGAGCGAAAAGTACAAACTGAACTTCTCCCTGCTGGCGACGCCAGCGGAAGGACTTTCTGGCCGTTTCATCAAACTGGACAAGAAAATATTTGGCACTATTGATGAGATCACCAATAAGGAATACTATACGAACAGCTTTCATATCCCGGTCAGTTTCCCGATCAGTGCTTATGAAAAAGTACGCATCGAAGCTCCTTACCATGCGCTGACCAACGCCGGCCATATTACTTATGTGGAGCTGGACGGGGACCCGACTCAGAATCTCCAGGCCTTTGAAAAAGTGGTTCGCTGCATGAAAGAGGCCGGCATCGGCTTCGGGGCAGTCAACCATCCTGTGGACCGGGATCCCCTTTGCGGCTATACTGGCATCATTGGCAACGAATGCCCGAGATGCGGACGCTATGAGGACAAAGTGAAGTTCGAGCGAATCCGCCGTATCACCGGCTATTTGGTGGGTACCCTGGACCGCTTCAATGATGCCAAGAAGGCGGAAGTGCGGGACCGGGTTAAGCATTTAAAAACGGATATCCCTGCTGAGTAG
- the nrdG gene encoding anaerobic ribonucleoside-triphosphate reductase activating protein — protein sequence MSPDLRIAGIIEESIVDGPGIRFVVFAQGCNHHCPGCHNPETQPFDRGTVVQIETLLRQMSKNPLLDGVSISGGEPFEQAEVLAELAAQVQKKGLNVVTYTGYIYEEILANASEQPGWSRLLKHTDILVDGRFELAQRNLLLKFRGSENQRLIDVKKSLESGEIQEAIL from the coding sequence ATGAGTCCTGATCTGAGGATTGCCGGAATTATAGAAGAATCGATTGTTGATGGTCCGGGTATCCGCTTTGTGGTTTTTGCCCAGGGGTGCAATCACCATTGTCCGGGTTGCCATAATCCTGAAACTCAGCCCTTTGACCGTGGAACTGTGGTTCAGATTGAAACTCTGCTCAGGCAGATGTCGAAGAACCCGCTGCTGGACGGGGTAAGCATAAGCGGTGGAGAACCTTTTGAACAAGCGGAGGTTTTGGCGGAGCTGGCGGCTCAGGTGCAGAAAAAAGGGCTGAATGTGGTAACCTATACCGGTTATATTTATGAAGAGATTCTCGCTAATGCCTCTGAGCAGCCAGGTTGGTCCCGCCTGCTTAAGCATACCGACATTCTGGTAGACGGGCGTTTCGAGCTGGCACAGCGCAATCTGCTCTTAAAGTTCAGAGGATCAGAGAATCAGCGGCTCATCGATGTGAAGAAAAGTCTGGAGTCCGGAGAAATCCAAGAGGCCATTCTCTAA
- a CDS encoding epoxyqueuosine reductase QueH gives MKILLHTCCAPCSLKCVDQLRAEGIEPVGYWNNPNIHPFTEYRSRRDALLQYAKAVDLQLVMKDEYGLREFIKGIRPDFDYRCAFCYDIRLNATAKYAAENGFDSFTTSLLISPYQNHELISQAAEKAAQTYGIEFLYRDFRPFFREGQQRARELSLYMQKYCGCVFSEEERYQKRKAADRG, from the coding sequence ATGAAAATCTTGCTGCATACCTGCTGCGCTCCTTGTTCCCTAAAATGCGTGGATCAGCTCAGGGCCGAAGGCATAGAGCCTGTCGGATATTGGAACAATCCCAATATTCACCCGTTTACCGAATACAGAAGCCGGAGAGATGCTTTACTCCAATATGCCAAGGCTGTCGACCTGCAGCTTGTGATGAAGGATGAATACGGTCTTCGGGAATTTATCAAGGGTATTAGGCCGGATTTTGATTACCGCTGCGCCTTTTGCTATGACATCCGGCTGAACGCCACGGCAAAATACGCTGCCGAAAATGGATTCGACAGCTTTACCACATCCCTGCTTATCAGCCCCTATCAGAATCATGAGTTGATTAGCCAGGCCGCTGAGAAAGCAGCCCAAACCTATGGGATAGAATTTTTATACCGGGATTTCCGGCCCTTTTTCCGCGAAGGCCAGCAAAGGGCCCGTGAACTTTCGCTGTATATGCAGAAATACTGCGGCTGCGTTTTCAGCGAAGAGGAACGCTATCAGAAACGTAAAGCGGCAGACCGGGGTTGA
- a CDS encoding DUF512 domain-containing protein, producing MKNKRNQGHLIKEVYPDSIGEEMKIEAGDILLTINNEEIEDVFDYRYLIKDEFIEVVIRKQNGEEWLLEIEKDYDDDLGIEFDNSLMSNYRSCCNKCIFCFIDQMPPGMRETLYFKDDDSRLSFLQGNYITLTNMQQKDIDRIIRLHLAPINVSVQTTNPELRCKMLHNRFAGDKLKYLDLLYAGRIEMNGQIVLCKDVNDGRELERSIADLSKYLPFMRSVSVVPAGITKYRKGLYPLDVFNKQDCEAVIDLIESRQSEFYEKYGLHFIHASDEWYITAEREFPEEERYDGYIQLENGVGMMRLLIDEFNEALVQVKKKIKRRKFNHNLSRTLTMVTGKLTYPTIKGFAAQIMDVFPLIKINVCCIRNDFFGETITVSGLITGQDLIKQLQERKDQGEYLGDVLQIPSNILRSREQLFLDDITVSDVEQKLGMNVVVVESGGKEFLDAVLADDYLMERNNENFSYIQAYQRTGKS from the coding sequence TTGAAGAATAAAAGGAATCAAGGTCATCTGATTAAAGAGGTGTATCCGGATTCTATTGGCGAAGAAATGAAAATTGAAGCAGGTGATATTCTGCTGACGATTAACAATGAAGAAATAGAAGACGTATTTGATTACAGGTATTTAATCAAGGATGAATTTATTGAAGTGGTCATAAGAAAGCAAAACGGCGAAGAATGGCTGCTGGAGATTGAAAAGGATTATGATGACGACTTAGGCATCGAGTTCGATAACAGCTTGATGAGCAATTATCGTTCCTGCTGCAATAAATGTATATTTTGCTTTATTGACCAGATGCCCCCCGGCATGAGGGAAACCCTTTACTTCAAGGATGACGATTCCAGACTGTCTTTTTTGCAAGGAAACTACATCACGTTGACTAATATGCAGCAAAAGGATATAGACAGAATCATCCGGCTGCATCTTGCTCCGATCAACGTATCGGTGCAGACGACCAATCCGGAACTTCGTTGTAAAATGCTCCATAACCGCTTTGCCGGGGATAAGCTTAAATATCTGGATCTGCTGTATGCAGGCCGCATTGAAATGAATGGGCAGATCGTCCTTTGCAAAGATGTAAATGATGGCCGTGAGCTGGAGCGATCCATCGCAGATCTGTCCAAATATCTTCCTTTTATGCGGAGCGTTTCAGTGGTTCCGGCGGGAATCACCAAGTACCGAAAAGGTTTGTATCCCCTTGACGTATTTAATAAACAGGACTGCGAAGCCGTTATTGATTTGATCGAGAGCAGGCAGAGTGAATTTTATGAAAAGTACGGGCTTCACTTTATCCATGCCAGTGATGAATGGTATATCACTGCCGAAAGAGAGTTTCCGGAAGAAGAACGCTACGATGGTTATATCCAGCTGGAAAATGGCGTCGGTATGATGAGACTGCTGATAGACGAGTTTAATGAGGCTCTGGTGCAGGTTAAGAAAAAAATCAAACGCAGGAAATTTAATCATAATCTGTCAAGGACACTCACCATGGTAACCGGGAAGCTAACCTATCCAACCATCAAAGGTTTTGCAGCGCAAATTATGGACGTGTTTCCGCTGATCAAAATTAATGTCTGCTGCATCCGCAATGATTTCTTCGGAGAGACCATAACCGTCTCCGGGCTGATTACCGGCCAGGATCTCATCAAGCAGCTGCAGGAAAGAAAAGATCAGGGTGAATACCTGGGAGATGTTCTGCAGATACCCTCTAATATACTGAGGTCGAGAGAACAGCTGTTTTTGGATGATATTACCGTAAGTGATGTAGAGCAAAAGCTGGGCATGAACGTGGTTGTCGTAGAATCCGGGGGCAAAGAATTTCTCGATGCTGTCCTAGCCGATGATTATCTGATGGAGCGGAACAATGAGAATTTCAGCTACATCCAAGCATATCAGCGAACAGGTAAAAGCTAA